A genomic window from Hyla sarda isolate aHylSar1 chromosome 8, aHylSar1.hap1, whole genome shotgun sequence includes:
- the CD28 gene encoding T-cell-specific surface glycoprotein CD28 isoform X5, with product MNATMVLGMIWSVGLIMLAQSIDSSLLKNHCTFYTQDNNSLTFYHNFNASNKEFRVSLIRGINKKSIVCEGSFNASQSQLPFDYNNCKVIPSASQVTFHLWSINEEDTDIYFFCKEDMYPPPYICDCDEGTIIHVKEHKQHEKVKQPEKDIKYIQEVPLSVLIVLGCIAAYSLIITTSFLYILRKKRRTRILQSEYINVVPRRPKNHMPSMPYATRPVHPCSR from the exons ATTCATCACTATTGAAAAACCATTGTACTTTCTACACTCAGGACAACAACAGCTTGACATTTTACCACAATTTTAATGCTTCCAACAAAGAATTCCGGGTGTCATTAATAAGAGGGATTAACAAGAAAAGCATTGTCTGTGAAGGATCCTTCAATGCCTCTCAGTCTCAGCTACCCTTTGATTACAATAACTGCAAAGTCATTCCTTCAGCAAGTCAAGTCACCTTTCATTTATGGAGTATCAATGAGGAGGATACAGACATTTACTTCTTTTGCAAGGAGGATATGTATCCCCCTCCTTACATCTGTGATTGTGATGAAGGCACCATCATCCATGTAAAAG aaCACAAACAGCATGAAAAAGTCAAACAGCCTGAAAAAGATATTAAATACATTCAGGAAGTTCCTCTGAGTGTTTTGATCGTACTGGGATGTATAGCAGCATACAGTCTTATAATCACTAcatcatttttatatattttg agaaaaaaaagaagaacacgaATTCTACAGAGTGAATATATTAATGTTGTCCCACGACGGCCTAAGAATCATATGCCAAGTATGCCTTATGCTACTAGGCCTGTTCACCCTTGTTCTCGCTGA